The following are encoded together in the Pseudodesulfovibrio indicus genome:
- the yajC gene encoding preprotein translocase subunit YajC: protein MFFDSVAFAMAPPAGGGDAGGLGGILGGPLPMLVLMFAIFYFLLIRPQQKKQKAHRAMLDALKKGDKVWTNGGILGTIVDIDGDNLTIEIATGVNVVIKRGFVADKDGGAPAADKKK from the coding sequence ATGTTCTTCGATTCCGTAGCCTTCGCCATGGCCCCGCCTGCGGGCGGCGGTGACGCAGGCGGCCTCGGCGGCATCCTGGGCGGCCCGCTGCCCATGCTGGTCCTGATGTTCGCCATCTTCTACTTCCTGCTCATCCGTCCGCAGCAGAAGAAGCAAAAAGCCCACCGGGCCATGCTCGACGCCCTCAAGAAGGGCGACAAGGTCTGGACCAACGGCGGCATTCTCGGAACCATCGTTGACATCGACGGCGACAACCTCACCATCGAGATCGCAACGGGCGTCAATGTCGTGATCAAGCGCGGTTTCGTTGCCGACAAGGACGGCGGCGCTCCCGCAGCTGACAAGAAGAAGTAG
- the secD gene encoding protein translocase subunit SecD — MQSLRLRAILALAVVLAGLAFMLPSLPGVKGSSLSDFLPGKGISLGLDLKGGIHLTLGVDMKTAMDNTLARLGDDLKSAAREQEVFILRPTVLNETQIEVTLLKAEQKDGLEKVIKDYTPFTVEESTPVDGDKVRYVLSVSPQYRSEIEKLTMEQAIKTIRNRIDQFGVAEPDIRRQQGNRIQVQLPGLQDPERAIKIIGQTAHLEFKMVDDTADVKKAVEGVMAPGRELSVLLHRQADGNYAESPIVLKKDAVLTGEYVTDAQVRLDQWNTPYVSLTFNTRGAKVFTDLTTENVNKRMAIVLDGKVYSAPVIRERIAGGSASITGNFTREEARDLAVVLRAGSLPAPVTILEQRSVGPSLGQESIDNGILSAVVGMAAVLAFMVIYYGFGGIVADIVLCLNIMLIMGGLAAFGATLTLPGIAGIILTIGMAVDANVIIYERIREELRRGLSATQAVAEGYGRATLTILDANVTTVIAAIILYQFGTGPIRGFAVTLTLGIITSMFTAIFVSRILFDLYLKKRADNAKLSI, encoded by the coding sequence ATGCAAAGTTTGCGTTTGAGAGCCATCCTCGCTCTCGCTGTGGTGCTTGCGGGGCTGGCCTTCATGCTGCCGTCCCTGCCCGGCGTAAAAGGCTCGTCCCTGAGCGATTTCCTTCCGGGAAAAGGGATCAGCCTCGGCCTCGACCTCAAGGGCGGCATCCATCTCACCCTCGGCGTGGACATGAAGACGGCCATGGACAACACCCTGGCCCGGCTGGGCGACGACCTCAAGTCCGCCGCCCGCGAGCAGGAAGTCTTCATCCTGCGTCCCACCGTCCTGAACGAGACCCAGATCGAGGTCACGCTGCTCAAGGCCGAGCAGAAGGACGGCCTCGAAAAGGTCATCAAGGATTACACTCCGTTCACCGTCGAGGAATCGACGCCCGTTGACGGAGACAAGGTGCGCTATGTCTTGTCCGTCTCGCCGCAGTACCGCAGCGAGATCGAGAAGCTGACCATGGAACAGGCGATCAAGACGATCCGCAACAGAATCGACCAGTTCGGCGTCGCCGAGCCGGACATCCGCCGCCAGCAGGGCAACCGCATCCAGGTGCAGCTGCCCGGTCTGCAGGACCCCGAGCGCGCCATCAAGATCATCGGCCAGACCGCCCATCTCGAATTCAAGATGGTGGACGACACCGCCGACGTGAAGAAGGCCGTGGAAGGCGTGATGGCCCCGGGCCGCGAGCTTTCCGTGCTGCTGCACCGCCAGGCGGACGGCAACTACGCCGAGTCTCCCATCGTCCTCAAGAAGGACGCCGTGCTGACCGGCGAATACGTGACCGACGCCCAGGTGCGCCTGGACCAGTGGAACACCCCGTACGTCTCGCTGACCTTCAACACCCGCGGCGCGAAGGTCTTCACCGACCTGACCACCGAGAACGTGAACAAGCGCATGGCCATCGTCCTGGACGGCAAGGTCTATTCCGCCCCGGTCATCCGTGAGCGCATCGCCGGCGGCAGCGCTTCCATCACCGGCAACTTCACCCGCGAGGAAGCCCGCGACCTGGCCGTCGTCCTGCGCGCCGGCTCCCTGCCCGCGCCCGTGACCATCCTGGAACAGCGTTCCGTGGGTCCGTCCCTGGGGCAGGAGTCCATCGACAACGGCATCCTGTCCGCAGTGGTGGGCATGGCCGCGGTTCTGGCCTTCATGGTCATCTATTACGGTTTCGGCGGCATCGTGGCCGACATCGTGCTCTGCCTGAACATCATGCTCATCATGGGCGGTCTGGCCGCGTTCGGCGCGACCCTGACCCTGCCCGGCATAGCGGGCATCATCCTGACCATCGGTATGGCGGTCGACGCCAACGTCATCATCTACGAACGCATCCGAGAGGAGCTGCGGCGGGGGCTTTCCGCCACCCAGGCCGTGGCCGAGGGCTACGGCAGGGCGACCCTGACCATCCTCGACGCCAACGTGACCACGGTCATCGCGGCGATCATCCTCTACCAGTTCGGAACCGGCCCGATCCGGGGCTTTGCCGTCACCCTGACGCTCGGCATCATCACCTCCATGTTCACGGCCATCTTCGTGTCGCGCATCCTGTTCGACCTGTACCTCAAAAAACGCGCGGACAACGCGAAGCTGAGCATCTAG
- a CDS encoding NAD(P)/FAD-dependent oxidoreductase — translation MKYVIIGNGIASIGAIEGIRKVDTENEILVIGAEDAPAYGRPLISYLLAGKIGPDRLALRPQEFYEKSNVSLMLGTRVESIDTKAKTVATDKGETVPYENLLVATGGNPFTPPIPGSDGADVYNFTNLEHAQTLISKAKEIKRAVVIGGGLIGLKAGESLFDRGVDVTILELSPRILSLAFDENAASLAGARLAEVGLHVRCGVSAKEIQRDHDGNLKGVHLTDGDFLQCDVVVIAIGVVPNYNLAKEAGIAVDRGIKVDEHMRADADGVFAAGDVAQAKDLLFGEDRVIPIWTNAYNQGFCAGKNMAGEAIPFTGSLAMNSISFYGLPTISVGTVNPPEGDDSYEIAASLDEKKKSYRKLVFHNDRLVGYVLVGDIDMAGMYTAFVKFQMAVPEEAKKQILVGGPDVLMWPDDFFKETWNPGVVEPD, via the coding sequence ATGAAATACGTCATCATCGGCAACGGCATCGCCTCCATCGGAGCCATCGAGGGCATCCGCAAGGTCGATACCGAGAACGAAATCCTGGTCATCGGGGCCGAAGACGCTCCGGCATACGGCCGCCCGCTCATCTCCTACCTGCTGGCGGGCAAGATCGGCCCGGACCGTCTGGCCCTGCGCCCGCAGGAGTTCTACGAGAAGAGCAACGTCTCCCTGATGCTCGGCACCCGCGTCGAATCCATCGACACCAAGGCCAAGACCGTGGCCACGGACAAGGGCGAGACCGTGCCTTACGAGAACCTGCTCGTCGCCACCGGCGGCAACCCCTTCACCCCGCCCATTCCCGGCTCCGACGGGGCGGACGTCTACAACTTCACCAACCTGGAGCACGCCCAGACCCTGATCTCCAAGGCCAAGGAAATAAAGCGGGCGGTGGTCATCGGCGGCGGCCTCATCGGCCTGAAGGCGGGCGAATCCCTGTTCGACCGCGGCGTGGACGTGACCATCCTGGAGCTTTCCCCGCGCATCCTGAGCCTGGCCTTTGACGAGAACGCCGCCTCCCTGGCCGGAGCCCGGCTGGCCGAAGTGGGCCTCCACGTCCGCTGCGGCGTGTCCGCCAAGGAGATCCAGCGCGATCACGACGGCAACCTCAAGGGCGTGCACCTGACCGACGGCGACTTCCTGCAGTGCGACGTGGTGGTCATCGCCATCGGCGTGGTCCCCAACTACAACCTGGCCAAGGAGGCCGGGATCGCCGTGGACCGGGGCATCAAGGTGGACGAGCACATGCGCGCCGACGCGGACGGCGTGTTCGCGGCGGGCGACGTGGCCCAGGCCAAGGACCTGCTGTTCGGCGAGGACCGGGTCATCCCCATCTGGACCAACGCCTACAACCAGGGGTTCTGCGCGGGCAAGAACATGGCCGGAGAAGCCATCCCGTTCACCGGCTCCCTGGCCATGAACTCCATATCCTTCTACGGGCTGCCGACCATCTCCGTGGGCACCGTGAACCCGCCCGAAGGGGACGATTCCTACGAGATCGCCGCCTCCCTGGACGAGAAGAAGAAAAGCTACCGCAAGCTCGTCTTCCACAACGACCGCCTGGTCGGCTACGTGCTGGTGGGCGACATCGACATGGCGGGCATGTACACCGCCTTCGTCAAGTTCCAGATGGCGGTGCCGGAAGAGGCCAAGAAGCAGATCCTGGTCGGCGGGCCCGACGTGCTCATGTGGCCGGACGATTTCTTCAAGGAAACCTGGAACCCCGGCGTGGTTGAGCCCGATTAG
- a CDS encoding class II glutamine amidotransferase: MKAPDRYYDFQKDISGCGIFGVIHKKRGLIPGDMPIQAMTCMHDRGNGLGGGFAAYGIYPDHADKYCFHMMCDDDAAIKGSEEMIKKYFDLHFYEPIPTRRTLAIPNPPKFNRYFVTVPEKPENEFRELPEEDYIVAVVMKINTYVAGAFVVSSGKNMGAFKGVGFPEDIADFFRLEEYAAYIWTGHNRFPTNTPGWWGGAHPFTILNWSIVHNGEISSYGINRRYLCEHDYLCTMMTDTEVVAYELDMLIRKHGLTWELAAKVFAPPFWDEIERMDGEDKELYTTLRATYGPAMLNGPFAILVADNNRLMGLNDRIKLRPLLVAEKDDMVFMSSEESAVRDVCPELDRVWMPKAGEPVIVDLED; encoded by the coding sequence ATGAAAGCACCTGACAGATATTACGATTTCCAGAAGGACATCTCCGGCTGCGGCATCTTCGGGGTCATCCACAAGAAGCGTGGACTGATTCCCGGCGACATGCCCATCCAGGCCATGACCTGCATGCACGACCGGGGCAACGGCCTGGGCGGCGGTTTCGCGGCCTACGGCATCTACCCGGACCACGCGGACAAGTACTGCTTCCACATGATGTGCGACGACGACGCGGCCATCAAGGGCTCCGAGGAGATGATCAAGAAGTACTTCGACCTGCACTTCTACGAGCCGATCCCCACGCGCAGGACCCTGGCCATCCCCAATCCGCCGAAGTTCAACCGCTACTTCGTGACCGTGCCCGAAAAGCCGGAGAACGAGTTCCGCGAGCTGCCGGAAGAGGACTACATCGTGGCCGTGGTCATGAAGATCAACACATATGTGGCCGGGGCCTTCGTGGTCTCCTCGGGCAAGAACATGGGCGCCTTCAAGGGCGTGGGCTTTCCCGAGGACATCGCCGACTTCTTCCGCCTGGAGGAATACGCGGCCTACATCTGGACCGGCCACAACCGGTTCCCGACCAACACCCCGGGCTGGTGGGGCGGGGCGCACCCGTTCACCATCCTGAACTGGTCCATCGTGCACAACGGGGAGATATCCTCCTACGGCATCAACCGCCGCTACCTGTGCGAGCACGACTACCTGTGCACCATGATGACCGACACCGAGGTCGTGGCCTACGAGCTGGACATGCTGATCCGCAAGCACGGCCTGACCTGGGAGCTGGCGGCCAAGGTCTTCGCCCCGCCTTTCTGGGACGAGATCGAGCGCATGGACGGTGAGGACAAGGAGCTGTACACCACGCTGCGCGCCACCTACGGCCCGGCCATGCTGAACGGCCCCTTCGCCATCCTGGTGGCGGACAACAACCGGCTGATGGGCCTCAACGACCGCATCAAGCTGCGCCCGCTGCTGGTGGCCGAGAAGGACGACATGGTCTTCATGTCGAGCGAGGAATCGGCCGTGCGCGACGTCTGCCCCGAGCTGGACCGCGTCTGGATGCCCAAGGCGGGCGAACCCGTCATCGTGGACCTGGAGGATTAG